GAAGCCATTGACAtgtgaaggagaaagaaaatacagataGATTCAAAACTGGGCTCATGAGATAACTGGGTGCTCAGCACACATTGAGTTATTTCTAGTTCAGTAAAAATAATGCATGAAGAAAACTACTGCCTTGGTAGGCAGTAGTTTTCTTCATGCATCTTCCTTGTTGCTACCTCTGTTACCAGCCAACAACTTGCACAAACTGAAGCTATGATGGTAAAAggcagaggaagaaagaggaaaggGAAGTcggacagaaacaaagaaacggCTAAGCCAGGGTGAATGGCTGGGCATTTTGTCTGTGTGCGTCTCAGTGGGCAACTCACAGAGTGTGTTAATTCAGCCGACTCAAAGCATCGGGAAGAGAGGCTTTCCCAAACTGGCAAACAAATCCCTTCCCAAGCTTAATTAATATTCTGGGGACAATTCTCTGCTCTTTGTGCTTTAAAGTGAACAGCAGAATAACAACAGATTCAGGTTCAAGGTGCAGATGTtaagttcacattttgtctgaGTTTTGTGTTCTGGTTATTGTTTTCAGTCTTTCCTTTACTCAGTATTTTAGGTCACTGGATTTCTTTGCTGCTTGCTTGTGTTCAGATGCAGCttgctctttcttctttcttcactGTGGCTCAGTGAGTAGAGTAGTTATTATGCAATGCGAAGGTTGCGCGTTGCAAACCCACTAAAACAAAGTTAGTTTTTTGGCGTTATATCATTTGGTCTGATGAAAATAAGTGTCTggtcataaaaaaacatcacttcAAAGAAAGCTCATAAGCCTAGATGTAAAAATTCACAAGGTTGAAAGCACTTGTTGGCCACAactatttgattttattttgatctgcTTATCATTGAAATAAACAGCTGATATTAGATGTATTTTGAAAGATTTCTGGATGGGCCACTGATTATCTACACATGGTTGGTGTTTGTAGTGAGTAAACACCACTGGATCTCTGAGCCCTATTTACATTGACgttaaaatgaaggaaagaaacatGGCAAAGGGGGTTATTATGCACTTTGCAGGCACATAGTTCCATTTTATATCACATTAATATGTTACCTTCatttgttctaaaaatgctgTACATATCAAGCAtgacttaaaatttttttgcaatttgaagccttgaaattggtctctgtctctttaagaagctgctgctctttcCCATTATGCAGAGTCCCACAGATTTTCTGCATGATTGGATTCAATGCTTGGCTTCTTTGACTCAAGCAAGTTAATgtgaaattgattttctttgaagGCTTTTCAAATTTGGGGTTTCAATGAGTAAAACCCAAACTACGATTTTTATTAGGCAATCTGCAAAGTTAGCTGAACAGCAGCTAACTTTGCTGAACAGGGTCTATCATTTGCTCGCCAACCCTGGATGGAGTCTGTTCTTGTGGACTTTGCTAAATGACAGGCTTCGGATACAAAGCCTTTATCATGGGCTTCTAAGCTTACTGTCGCTACCTGTGCCATCAGCTCTGGGCTCATAAACACAAATCTCACTAAACACAGAGTACGTCTTCCTTATCAACAGATGCCCACAAAAGTAGTTTTCATGAGCTCATAATTTTCATTCTGTGTGTACTAAACAGGTGATTACACTCAGAAAGGGCAGAAGTTGGCCCAGGACTTTAGTTTTGGTGAATATCGTTCACCAAACCTCCACTAATAGCTTTGTTATGCTTTCCAGGTTGAAATATTTATGCAGTACATTTGTGATTCCATTTAATAACTTGTCATAGTTTTAGAAATTAGACCACATGCTAACCCCAAAGCTAACTCTTCAGCAGCTTAACATTAAGCATCCAGATGGAATGGTACAATTTCCATGTGACTTGGTCTACATGCCGTTTTATTTACAAGGAGCTGCTAGTTCTTCTAGAGGGCATAAGAGTCAGCATTACAAGTGAACCGATGGTTTTACAAACAGTTGtttacatttgtacatttctcGTGTGTAAACTATTATGTGTCTTTCATAGTTTTCATAatgctgctgagctcatcaaaaaacaacattagactcagaagagaagaaaaattaatcagtaataaaagATGAAGCTATCTGAAGACGCAGTCATATAACTAAACATACTTTGGCTATCATTGAAGAGAGGCCCAAAgtaaatcacacacacattcatcagCAAGTATTTAGACTTATATGATGAATGTCCTTCTTTTTCTAGAACTTTTTCTAATTAAAGGTTTTGtggaaaaagtagaaataattatGTTCATCACCGTTTCCTCTGTGGCGTACACATCTTTCTTATTTCTTCATCATTCATCTGtagctgtttgttcactaatgtagACAATCAGCCGAGTTCTTAATAATACCAACTGAAGGAAGAAGACCTTTCTCTTGAGAGAAGACTGGATATATAATGGTAATAATTACCCGAGACTCACTCCTTAGTTATTCCTCCGGAGATCTCCCAAAGTCTTTCAGCCCTTCCTCTCCGACCTGAAATTGGCACTGCTGCATAGTGCGGCATGTTTGCTCACAACAAAGCAGCAAAAGGAAATGGTTTGATCCCAAAAGCAGTGGTTGTGCTGCTGCAGTGAAGCCGGGAATGACTACCTACAGCACAAGTTTTCACATCCCTTAAACCCATCAGTCCTCAACGTCAACTGGTTGCtctgtcattttgttgtgaCAGACTAGCACCAGAACAGCAAATAGCGATGCAAAGGGACAATGTCAGACaatgttcaacattttctacagataaaagtctgaaaagcaCAATTACAGCAGCATGTCTCTAGCAGAGAAGAACATCGATACCCAAATTGCTTAAGATCTGTCAGCTTAAATGGAGAGTCTGCATGTTGAAGCTAAACCTTAACTCTTGTGGCCTCTGATAGGTTTTCATCCAGGATTGTTTGGTACTAAGTTCTATCTATTTTCCCATTAAGCTTGACCAGTCCCTATCAAAGAAGCAGCTGGACTTCCACTGACATTACATTATACATGGTTGAACTCTGTTTAATAATCGATGATATCTAAAGGCCATTGATTGTCGTATAGGAGGCAGAAGTGGAACTGGATCCATCTGAACACTACACTTTCTAGAATGTTTTGGGGTAAATAATTTCGGAAAACATGCTTCATCTTCATTTCAATTATACATCAACTTATGTTGGTCcatcacaaaaaaaccccacaaatcCCATTAAgttcattaaagtttgtgaCTTCCTCATGATGAAAAGTGGAAAGGTCTCCTAATACGTTGTTGATGTGGTGAGTTTTTGAAACATGCAGATATATTTTCTTGTCTCTGTTGAAATTGTTACCTCACACGCCCTTCAATTGTTCATTTAGAGCCATAACTCTGGGAGACGTAATTAGAGTATCTGCTCCGGTGGACACAACAGAACATGTTGTATTCCTGCGGCTGGCAGCAGTCAATAACCACGCTATGCTAGctgatgaaaaagaacaaaaaggagGAAGTAGTCATTGCGCTTTGACAGCGCAGGCAGCTACGACCCTTCACAAGCATCAAATAGGACCGGTCAGCATGTTCCACTTAGATTACTTTCCACACATTCATATTTACTGACTTATCAAACTATGAACTGAAGATAGAACAAATTCAATTGGAAAATAAGTGCATGTTGGATATTATAATTAATGAAAGATAAGCCTTGGAGGATGTCTGCCAATATGAGTGAACGTCTGCTTTTGAATGAGCTGTTGAGAGACAAGTTATTTTTGTCGCTCCCCCTGCAGCTCCCCCCAATGACTCAGTCATGGAGATGAGTGCAGGTCCAGAAATCAACCTGACgtttttcctcctgctgcatGTGGCGTTCTGCTGGAAACATGTTTGTCATCCATTGTTTTGCATTATCATCATGCAGCCACTCTATTGCTGGGCCATCCAACATGAGCATTAGAGAGCATTATGTTTTTTCCAGGCACGTAgtgccatttcatagcacaatcaaataattatgttaacttcagttgttaaaaaaaaaatcctaaatatcgaatatgacttaaaataaattttactttgctgCACCCATTGATATTGCTCTGGCGACTGTTTTTGTTACATTGTAGAGCTTTAAGATGTGTTTAAATCATGCCATGAATTAAGCACTGAAGCCTTTAAGAGCTGTCCAATCAGAATCCAGTAAAAATATGACTTATATCCTATTTTACACAGAATCCATATGGGATGAAATCAGAAGATCCGTCTTGGCTGATATATTGGGTATGAAATGATAataaccataaaataaaactttaaaacctttCCCAATCAAGTGTACATGTTCAAATATCAGCTATAAGCTCGCTTGGTTTTCTTCCACAATCCTAAAACATGCATTGAATTTGAGCCAAGGCTCAAAACTGACTTTCCATTGCATTTGTGCCATAGCATGATTGTTTGTCTCATGACTTTGGACTCAAACATCCAGGTCTTCAGTAAAATCCACTCTAATTCAGGTTTAGGGCAACTCAAGGGCTGCAGCATTAGTAGCCCATCCTGGagatgtgtgtgcatgcatgtataggcgtgtgggtgtgggtgtatgtgtgtgtgtaggcgtgtgtgtgtacgtgtgtggaTGTATGTGGTGACTCTAAAACTAtgactccagctgcagcttaTAACTTGTGAAGCTCTCAGTTGCACTTTGCTTCACAATCCTTTCCCTTGTGCATCTTATCATATCACATTTGCTCAACacaaggagaaaataaaatccatgaaTTAGCTTAACTAAATATTGAAACAGTGAGTGACACTTctaaaaaacacattcttttttctttttttgatgcTCGGTTTAATGAGGACTGGAGTTCATGTGACGTTCATCCTCACATGTTCTTGTGAACACTGCAAACTCCCTGATGGTTTCTTTTCTGTGCAAATCCACGCAGCTCAGCTTGACAGGTCAGGCTGTTCCCTGACATTTAAACCAGCCGCCTGGTTTGATCAGCGGTACGGGCACTCGCTCCGACTCCACACGGTGATTATGTGACAATTTCATTTCTGTCAGCTCACGATAATTTGGTTGTTGACGGACCTCTTCGGTGCATCGTATAATCGTACTAGGGGCTGGCTGCTGCATAAATGCTTCACTACAGAAGGGATTTTGGTTACTGACGTTTGCATGAGAGattcttttgaattttattgtgcAGGTatgacaagaaatatttttcacctgCAGGTTATAGAGACACactgatttctttaatttattcctgtttattatctcttagattttttttaaatttttttttcaaaataaatttattcttgGATTTGTGTGCTTTCAGTCATATGAATACAGCTGGTTTCCAGCCAGTGATTTCCTCAATGTTGCTCTCGACACATCAGTGTCTAACACCAAGACAAGTCCTGCTGCGGGTGCTGTGTAATAAAAACTCAGCACAATCCCACGGGACTTTCTGCAAACGCAGACTGTCTTCCTGCAAGCAGCtgagaaacatttacatttttattacatttcagtttttccttcattaTGCGTCTTTGCAGCTCTGAGCTGCACTCTCTCCATTTTTAAGTCCCTGTCTGTAGCTTTATGTTTGAAAGTCCAGGAAATGCTTTTGAGAAAAACAGTTCTGTACTGTAGAACTCATGAGTTATTTGTGCGTATTTGgtcattctttttaaattaacattttaatcatttatttttgcctgaaatCCAGGTTGTATCGTTTACTGATACTCCACAGTACCGAGTTGGGGTTATGACTGGAAGCAACCCTCTACCAAAATCCCAAAGAGAAGTAAAACAGAAGCATGGAGATTTGCAATGGCCATGCTCAGCGTCAAGCAGCAGTGAGTTGGATGCATGAACTGAAATGTGGAGCTTATCCTCCACCCGTAGCCAAGCCGCCTCCTGCTGTGAAACCGGGATTGCTTGTGGAGTCGAGTGAACaagatgatttttttgtatCCATTCTGAAGCTCATTTGGATGTGCATAATAGCAGCTGATGGATTACTTCCCTCCTCTCTCATCCTGATGAGGAATTTGAAGCTTTAGATCAGGGATGGCCAACCCGCGGCTCGTAAGCCGCATGCGGCTCCTTGACCGGTTCCATGCGGCTCTTACGTTCATATAGTCTCATTCTGCCAAAAAGTAGTTCATTTGACAAAAAGTAGTCAAATGAACTGTCAATTATTGACAACAGCAGCACGCCATTACTGTTGGCCGTAACCACgcaaaaacaatacaaacaaaaaacagtctttgtttctcttgcaGCCTTACTCTTTCCAGTCGTTCGTCATCTGCTCTCACACAAAACCTCGCTAACCCCTCACTCTCACTCCCCCGCCCCCTCGCTCTGATCCATCCTGATGCATTCGCGGACAATGGGAAATCATACACTCTAATTTTAATCTCTAAACAGCGTAACATCCAGTAACATTTAGCACATACTGCAGGGTCGCCGCTATAATATCCAAGTTTCGCTTCGCTTGAGTGTAATACGGTATTTTCGTCAAATGCGCATGTGCGGAGTTTTTCAGTAAGAGTAAAATCATTTGAGATTTGTGGCGCTGATAACGCTAAGGTgagtggttcaattcccttactggtcaatggtaatctaaagtctttcagacaaacaatacttcaaaattaaaaagggtgtcaaacaaaatcaatacttcaaaataaaaatggttgtaaaacaaaatcaatacttcaaaataaaaaaaggtggaaaataaaatcaatacttcaaaataaacaaaggtgggaaataaaatcaataattcaaaataaaattttgccggaaaatacacctttaagcatgctgattttgaaaaacattacagcatttcttcaaatcgtCATTGTAGAAAGTTCatgtacatttttctaatactgacgaagacacaagattatgtgaggctggttagctcagttggttggagcgtggtactcataaagccaaggtcatgggttcaaatcccacATTGGCCAATGGAATCATGAAGTGATTCACaaagtcaactcttcaaaatagcatgaggctttaaattaaaccacatttaatgttgaatttgtaaaacctttgcatttcaatacttttgtcaagatcatgtaagtttttctaacattgacaAAGACATATGATTATGTGTGGcaggttagctcagttggtcggagagtggtactcataaagccaaggtcatgggttcaattcccacaTTGGCCAATGGAATCATGAAGTGATTCACaaagtcaactcttcaaaatagcatgaggctttaaattaaaccacatttaatgttgaatttgtaaaacctttgcatttcaatacttttgtcaagatcatgtaagtttttctaacattgacgaagacacaagattatgtgaggctggttagctcagttggttggagcgttgtactcataaagccaaggtcatgggttcaattcccacaTTGGCCAATGGAATCATGAAGTGATTCACgaagtcaactcttcaaaatagcatgaggctttaaattaaaccacattaatgttgattttgaaaaacctttgcatttcaatacttttttcaagatcatgtaagtttttctaacattgacgAAGATATAAgcttatgtgtggctggttagctcagttggttggagtgtggtactcataaagccaaggtcatgggttcaattcctACACTGACCATCTccaatataaagttttaataaaataaactcttcaaaatagcaagaggctgtatatttaaccattatgcacattgattttgaaaaataatagagtatgagctccttactcaaatcttcattgtggtaagatcatgtaagttttttaaatccatggaaactcaacattatgagtaacaTTGTACTCAGGAAGACtttgtccagctgatgttagctcagctggacaggtgtggCGCTGATAACGctaaggtaagtggttcaattcccttactggtcaatggtaatctaaagtctttcagacaaacaacacttcaaaattaaaaagggtgtcaaacaaaatctatacttcaaaataaaaacggttgcaaatcaaaatcaatatttcaaaataaaaacggttgtaaaacaaaatcaatacttcaaaataaaaacggtcgcaaatcaaaatcaatacttcaaaataaaaaaggttgtaaaacaaaatcaatacttcaaaataaaaaaggttgcaaaacaaaatcaatacttcaaaataaaaaaaggtggaaaataaaatcaatacttcaaaataaaaaaaggtggaaaataaaatcaatacttcaaaataaacaaaggtggaaaataaaatcaataattcaaaataaaattttgccggaaaatacacctttaagcatgctgattttgaaaaacattataGCATTTCTCAAATCGTCATTGTAGAAAGATCatgtacatttttctaatattgacGAAGACACAAGCTCATGTGTGGCAgtttagctcagttggttggagcgtggtatTGAACCctaaggtcatgggttcaactCCCACATTGGCCAATGGAATCATGAAGTGATTCGCgaagtcaactcttcaaaattgCATGAggctttaaataaaaccatatttaatgttgattttgaaaacctTTGCATTTCAATACTTTTTTCAAGATCATGTaggttttttaaatccatggaaactcaacattatgagtaacaTTGTAGTTAGCAAAACtttgtccagctgatgttagctcagctggacaggtgtggCGCTGATAACGCcaaggtaagtggttcaattcccttaaTGGTCAATGgtaatctaaagtctttcagacaaacaatacttcaaaattaaaagggtggcaaacaaaatcaatacttcaaaataaaaaaggtagtAGAACAAAATCagtacttcaaaataaataaggttgtaaaacaaaatcaatacttcaaaataaaaagaggtggaaaacaaaatcaatgcttcaaaataaaactttgcggaaaaatacacctttaagcatgttgattttgaaaaacattatagcatttcttcaaattgtcattgtagaaagatcatgtacatttttctaatattgacgaagacacaagattatgtgtggcaagttagctcagttggttggagcgtggtactaataaagccaaggtcatgggttcaattcccacattggccaatggaatcatgaagtgtttcatgaagtcaactcttcaaaatagcatgaggctttaaattaaaccacatttaatgttgattttgtaaaacctttgcatttcaatacttttgtcaagatcatgttagtttttctaacattgacaAAGACTCAAgcttatgtgtggctggttagctcagttggtcggaacgtggtactcataaagccaaggtcatgggttcgattcctaCACTGActatctgaaatataaagttttaataaaatcaactcttcaaaataccaggaggctgtatatttaaccattatgcacattgattttgaaaagtaatAGAGTATGAgctccttactcaaatcttcattgtagtaagatcatgtaagatttttaaatccatggaaactcaacattatgagtaacaTTGTACTTAGGAAAACtttgtccagctgatgttagctcagctggacaggtgtggCGCTGATAACGCcaaggtaagtggttcaattcccttactggtcaatggtaatctaaagtctttcagacaaacaatacttcaaaattaaaaagggtgtcaaacaaaatcaatacttcaaaataaaaaaggttgcaaatcaaaatcaatacttcaaaataaaaaaggttgtaaaacaaaatcaatacttcaaaataaaaaaaggtggaaaataaaatcaatacttcaaaataaacaaaggtgaaaaataaaatcaatacttcaaaataaaattttgccggaaaatacacctttaagcatgttggttttgaaaaacattatatCATTTCTTCAAATCGTCATAGTAGAAAGATCatgtacatttttctaatattgacGAAGACACACGCTCATGTGAGGCTGGTtggctcagttggttggagcgtggtactcataaagccaaggtcatgggttcaattcccacaTTGGCCAATGGAGTCATGAAGTGATTCACGTAGTCATATCTTCAAAATAGcatgaggctttaaattaaaccacatttaatgttgattttgtaaaacctttgcatttcaatacttttgtcaagatcatgtaagtttttctaacattgacaAAGAcataagattatgtgtggcaggttagctcagttggtcggcgcgtggtactcataaagccaaggtcatgggttcgattcctaCACTGACCATCTCAAATatgaagttttaataaaatcaactcttcaaaatagcaggaggctgtatatttaaccactatgcacattgattttgaaaaacaatagagtatgagctccttactcaaatcttcattgtggtaagatcatgtaagttttttaaatccatggaaactcaacattatcaaatctttaaaataaaaaaaatagattgttGGAGGGCCTTTCTTTGTCGTCTCGTTCCACAATTCACAatactttacaaagaaaattaaaacataatgtaaAGTATAGAAAGCCACAagctagaaaatacataaattaatgATCTGCAGTTTGATTTCCatcagttcattttatttaatatttggagCATTGGAGGTATTCACAATACAGAATACAAAGACCTTTCTGGCACAAATATTTGTACCTAAACAACAAATGTAACTGaagcatttattatttatttaccagaACATTGTGGAAGTAAAATGTCCTAAACTCCCAAGCTaatctaaaatgaaatgaagaaacaaCCAGAATACAAATCTGGAAGATATGCAACTGTAACCTGAAATCtccattttaataaacataatcATTCAGCGCCATCTGTTGGGTGGAAGACTGCAACACATAACTGTTAAAAGAAACCCCCTAGATACATAGTAGGTTTTAAATTGTTCACCGAAATAGATTCCTGATTAAATTACTTTATCttttcataaattatatttgtttgaTACTATCGATTGTTCCAGTCTCATAAAATGTTCACCAAGCTTGTTACAAAATGTATCACAAAAAAGCTTAAACAATCTGATTAAACAAGCaactaatttttattattattattattattattattattattattattattattattattattattattattgctactaacaggtgcaaccaAGTCATTGTTTTTCAATCACAAGTAAATCAGAAGTTATTTAATCCATTTGTCAGGTTCCATGTAAACACATGCAGATTtcatataaacaaaaatcaaagcatTCAAGTCCTAAACATTCAAATCAATCTCATACAAGTCATAATACTAAATGATGTGGTTTAGtcaaaaagtaataatttataGTTTTGATGTcgctaaaaaaaaccccttaaaaacaaaacagtcagtgTGAAAGTCCAAGTCAAGTCCCGAgccttttgtgatttttctaaCTTGACACTAGTCTTTTAATTTGTGTCTTGATATTGACTCAGCTCCACGTCTTGTAACCCaactaagaaacaaaaactcagacAACGCAGTTCGAATTGAtccaatttatttatctaaagaAACCAGCTGATTGCAGTCATTTTGTGACACAATCCCCCATCGTGAGCAAGCACTGGGCAACAGTGGGGAGGAAAAACTcccttttaacaggaagaaacctccagcagaaccaggctcaGGATGGGCGGCCATCTGCCTCGACCGGCTGGGGAGTGGAGATGCAAACCAGGGCTTCTGGAGCTAAGAAGAAAACACACCACAGAGTGAATGACGGTGTAATGTCACTGAACACACATGATGAGAGAATAAAACGACGAGAGAAGACATTGTACCTGCGAAATCAGcatcacatatatatatagatgtacatatatatgtgatgctaatgttttgttttaattagcaTTAAGTGGGAAATCATCATAGtgtacagaaataaaggcttaaaaatgtgtctgtgtATAATGAACttatgtgtttatatatatcGCTTTGCATTTTCATCCAATTTAGTCTAGCTTAGCACATTAGCTGTGGGGGAAACCAGATGACCTGCAGAAAACCCATTCAGTTACCTTTACGATTGGTCTGCTGCTAGTCACCAAGCTAAGCTAAAACTCTGAAAACAGTcagatgttttatatatatatatatgaataataataatgttttatattatacAAACTAATCATACATATGATTAGTTTATATTAAACTAATCATATAAAACTAATTAACTGAAGCATTAGTTTGTGTGACTGTGAACTACTTAAGTTCATAGCCACTCACACCTCAGGTCAATTTAGAATTAGCAATTGAaccaacagtcatgtttttgcactgtgggaggaagccagagcacctggagagaacccacccatgcacagggagaacctGGAACCTCCATGCAGAGACCTCAGATTGGGATTTAAACCCTGGATCTTCTTGCTgttccactgtgcagccctttcTTTCTCAAATTTATACTAaaaattgttatttaatttttgttactgaaataaagaTGCTTACTTATTCCAATTTaactattaataaatatttaagattgtAAAGATTTACGCTTTTATGCCCtccaaaattcattttatagTGAAAATCTAATGATTCTGcaggtattttttaaaactacagatTTCACACAACAAGtttgaatgaatgttttcagCTTGATTGAACTTGTGACCGTAGACGTTCTTACCTCCATACTTACCTGTCCATACCTCTGTCCTGTGTGGATCTGGTTTGCACcttaaaacacagacacacagttaGTGAGAAATCCTAAACTACAGAGAAAACTGAGGAGTGATTTCAGTGATATTCGCTGAAAGCAGTGTCCTGTCCTGTGATACTAATGCTAATTTATGGTGGGAGACAGTAGTCATTTGTTGTCAGAGTCTTCATCAGTTCTATTGGATCCATTATCTTCCCTTTGCAGTATGCATTGGAGGCCTGTGAATGAGAGGAGAGTTAGACATGATTTGACTTGTGTTTGTATAATGAGAATTAAAAGATGTAATGTTGAACACATACCATGGCCCCTGCAAAAGGGGATGCAGAAGACTCTTCAGGTGGGAAGCTTATGGCATAAATCGGGTAAGCCAGAACTGATCAATGAGCAGAGACAAAGCAGAAGACATCAGGTCAAtgacatttactttaaaacacagaatctaCCATTTTTTGCTTAATGAGGAAGTACCAAAAACCAGGATGCATGTGATGAAGAACAAGAAAATGTTCTCCCTGGGCTTCATTTTGGGGAATGGTCTACTAATGACGGTCCTCCTTCTGTTTTCAAAGTggatttcttcttctgctaTCATCCGTGCTTCAGTGTTCATGTTCAAGCCTGGGTGACGGATGGGTTCCGTGTATGAATCTATGTCCGAGTCTATGTATGGTATAGTTTCTGCATCTGAATCGATGTCCATGTCTATATATGGGATGGTTTCTGCGTCTG
This window of the Gambusia affinis linkage group LG15, SWU_Gaff_1.0, whole genome shotgun sequence genome carries:
- the LOC122844614 gene encoding uncharacterized protein LOC122844614 — encoded protein: MRRSRRLQLSGYYNSEGLPTISYKHYSYDIFREQRSSRCANFGAYSIADTVPCMNMDLEMEMDSDAETIPYVGMDMDSDAETIPYIDMDIDSDAETIPYIDSDIDSYTEPIRHPGLNMNTEARMIAEEEIHFENRRRTVISRPFPKMKPRENIFLFFITCILVFVLAYPIYAISFPPEESSASPFAGAMASNAYCKGKIMDPIELMKTLTTNDYCLPP